From the genome of Penaeus chinensis breed Huanghai No. 1 chromosome 37, ASM1920278v2, whole genome shotgun sequence, one region includes:
- the LOC125045258 gene encoding uncharacterized protein LOC125045258 codes for MFEMLDEYDDNNKMMMGEDETEYFVENQTSPSRDVNAEDEKLKRIKSSDSLSINHDHEEFSSDDEFSPSVSRPHREVPSQTTASKGCFVKSEPDIRVITVDTEQKSEMSPMVHEVAEQLKSTSEPQLRVLTFSTPRLPVNKVQGKRNKRKRGDLAYQDKEFLRLEKRRLELQEQQLGILKGIQKQMEMDSERNNAFQLEFLEILRKGIKTAQVSAEK; via the exons ATGTTCGAAATGCTGGATGaatatgatgacaacaataagatGATGATGGGTGAGGATGAAACAGAATATTTCGTAGAAAACCAAACGTCGCCGTCTCGTGACGTAAACGCTGAGGATGAGAAATTGAAGCGCATCAAGTCTTCCGATTCCCTGTCGATAAACCACGACCACGAAGAATTCTCCTCGGATG ACGAATTttctccatccgtttcaaggccACACCGTGAAGTCCCGTCACAAACAACAGCATCAAAAGGATG TTTTGTTAAGTCTGAACCAGACATTCGTGTCATTACGGTCGACACTGAACAGAAATCTGAAATGTCGCCTATGGTTCACGAAGTCGCCGAACAATTGAAGTCGACTTCAGAACCTCAGCTGCGAGTCCTGACTTTCAGCACTCCTCGGTTACCCGTAAACAAGGTACAAGGCAAGAGAAACAAACGAAAACGAGGCGACCTTGCTTATCAAGACAAAGAATTCCTCAGACTGGAAAAGCGACGTCTCGAATTGCAGGAACAACAACTAGGAATTTTGAAAGGTATACAGAAGCAAATGGAAATGGACTCTGAAAGAAACAATGCTTTCCAGCTGGAGTTTCTTGAGATATTGCGGAAAGGAATTAAAACAGCACAAGTTTCCGCAGAAAAATGA